A stretch of DNA from Candidatus Bathyarchaeia archaeon:
TGATAAATTGTGTCTTCAAATTCTTTCAGCACATCCTTCACACGTGTTTCGCTCACGTCTCCGTGGAGCCTCATTAGGCAGACGTATTCTTTGCCGCTTAAAAGGAGGGCTTGAACAACCTTCCTAGACTCCTCTAGGGTTATTGGCAGAACGCCGGTCACGTTGGGGTTTCCCCAGCCCCTTTTTAGGCTTCTAGGGTCCCACCGTGACCAACGTTCTGAACGCCCAGTATACGCTTAATCCATGCGGCTACTTCGTGGCTTGTTGGTCCAGCTGGCTTATCAAGATTTATGACGCCGAATCTTATGTATTCTTTTGCCGGGCGTTCTTCTGGTTTGCAGCCATACTTTGTGTCTGTTTCGCCCTCAGCCTTAACCACCAGCTCGCGTTTAACCTCCCATGGGGGGACACTTCTAGGCATTTCGATAGAACACCTCTGACAATTAGAAAATGTAAGCAGGGATTAAATAATGATTTGTTAGGCTGGAGCCAAGGTGGGTTTCACTGGCTGAGCCATAGCCTCCAAAAGTCCCTTCTCCTTTAAGGCTTCGATGACTTCCTCGTCTGATGCACCCCGTTTTATGTCAATTTTTTCGGCTAACGGCTCTAGATGGTTGATGTTTGCCCTCCGCCTCTTAACGCCCGTGACGCCTTTCGGTCCGGTCACCAGCACAAAGCTCTTGTCAATAATGTCCACTATAACACATTTCTTGCCAGCCTCTCTTCCGCAGATTTTGACGCAGATTCTTCCAACTTCTATTGCTGGCATATTTGCGAATCCTCCAAGTCAATTGGAAGCATTAGCATTTAACATACAGCCTCATATTTATAGCTTCAGCTGGAAGCCACGCTTAAACTTCTATGTTAGGAAGCGCTTAACAACATGGTATAGGACGCTGACTCCAAAAACCAAGTTCTTTATTGATATGCGCTCGTCTATTCCGTGAACCATTTTTAGAATCTCGCCGTAGGGCAGATCTGAAAGGGCTGGTTGGAAGCCGTAACATGCTGCTCCTAGGCTTCTGAAGAAGCGGGAGTCCGTCCCACCGGTAAGTAGTATTGGAGTTACAGCGCAGTTGGGCTCAAACTCTTTTAGGGTTTCCACCATAAGCCCATACAAAGGCGTGTCCATGGGGGATTCTGAAGGCTCATTAGCCTGAACAATTTCAAACTCAATCTTTTCTAGGTCTATGTCCTTCAAAAGCTCTTTTATGCGGTTTAGGGCTTCAGCTGTGCTCTGTCCGGGTAAGATTCTGCAGTCGAAAATGGCTTCGCATTCTGATGGGATTATGTTCTCCTTAACACCTCCACGGATGATTGTTGGCGCAATTGTCATCCTTAACATTGCACGGAGCTCTTCAGCCATGGCTTTATCCTTTTGGGCAAGCATGTCCAAAATCTCGTCGCCCTTATCCGGGTTCTGAAGCAGAAGGGTGAGCGCTTGCCTCGCCTCAGCGTTTTCCTCAACCATAACAGCCAAAAACTGCTTGACGGTGGGCGTCAAAACCATCGGCGCACGATAATTGCCCAACCTTTCCACAACACGGTTAATGCGGAGAATGGCGTTATCAGCAGCCCCCGGCACTGAGCCGTGCCCAGGTCTTCCTTTTGCCTTAACTTTAAACCATAAAATGCCCTTTTCGGCTGTCTGAATAGTGAAAACGTTTTTCCCATCCATCGGAATTGCTTGTCCACCACCCTCGTTTATGACGTAGTCTGCCCTAACCTTTTCCAAGTGGTGGCGGACAAGCCAACCAGCGCCTGCTTCCCCGCCCCTCTCCTCGTCTGCTGTCGCAGCCAATATAACGTCGCCTTTAAGTTTGACGTTGTTGCGTTTCAGAAGCTTCATAACCATGACTTCCATGGCTGTCATGGACTTCATGTCCATGGCGCCCCTACCCCAGACAAAGCCGTCCCTAATCAAGCCTGAAAATGGGTCAACGCTCCACTCTTTCGGGTTTGCAGCCACCACATCAAGATGGGAAAGCAGTAGGAGGCTTGGCTTCTCACCTGTTCCTTTAAGGCGGGTTATAACGTTCCCCCTTCCAGGGGCAGATTCCAAAACCTCACATTCAAAGCCTTCCCTTTCCAATGTTTCCGCCAAGTATTTTGCGGCTTGCGTCTCGTTTCCAGGCGGGTTTGTAGTGTTTATACGGATTAAATCGCTTAGAAGAGCCGTGATTTCCTCCTCAACTTCCGTTAGAAGCCTCACAACCATGCACCCACCACTTTAGCCTCATGATATGGGCTGAAACCATTTAAGATTTTGCGGGTAAACTGCAATCAGCATGTAAGATGGAAGGCGCCAGCCACAGCCTTCCCAGCCCTCAGAAGCTCGTTGAAGGTCTTGTAGGCTTCGCCAGTAGGTTGGGCGATAAGCCTTATTCCCCGCTCTTTTAAGGCGTCATCAACTTCTGGCATAACCTTAACAAGTCCGGAATAACCCGTGCCAACCACAAGAACCTCTGGAAGCGGCTTATGGTCAAGGACTTCCTTTAAATCTTCAACGTGGATTCTATGCCCCTCTTTCCTCCACCAACCGCTCATGACTTTGTCTGGAAAGACTACGAGGTCGCTGGTGTAGCGTTTACCATTAATAACCATAACGCCGAAATCATAGGAGTCTATCATCCACGTTCACCAATATTGTCTTAAGGTTTAAAGGATTTAAAGCCTAACACCCAAATCACTTTCAGTTATGAAAACCCTCCCCAAAAGCTTTTACGAGAGAGACCCAGCCATTGTGGCAAGAGAGCTTCTTGGAAAAGTGCTTGTTAGAAAACTTAATCATCAAACTTTAAGCGGGAAAATTGTTGAAACAGAAGCCTATTACGGCGAGAAAGACCCAGCCTCAAAAGCCTATGAGGGGAGAAAAGCCTTTAACGAGCCCATGTTTTCGGATTCTGGAAAAGCCTTCATTTACATGGTTCATGGAAACTGGCTCCTGAACATCGTTGCCCACCCAAAAGGCGGTGTTGGCGCCGTCCTAATAAGGGCGGTGGAACCCCTCCAAGGAATAGAAGTTATGATGAAAAATAGGGGAGTAGAAGACATTTACGCGTTGACAAGCGGTCCTGGAAGACTTACCAAGGCGTTAAGCATAACGAAGAAACAGAATGGCTTAGATGTTACGAGGGCTGAAAACGAAATAGCAATTTTTGAAGCTGCAGCGGAGGAATTTGAAATCTGCACTTCTCATAGGATAGGCGTGAAAAGGGATCTTCCACAAGAATTGAGGTTTTACATTAAGGGGAACCGATTTGTTTCTAAGCCGTGAAAATTTATCTACATAAGCGAGCTTAAATGTTGTAGAGGACAAGTGAAAATGCTGAGCCAGCAAGCCCTACGCCAACTGCGGGAAACACCATTAACAAAAAATATTGGGCTTATTTCAGACACGCATATACCGGTGCGCGCCAAAGAAATCCCAAAAAGGGTTTTCGAAATTTTTGAAAAGGTCGACTATATTGTGCATGCTGGGGATTTGGTTGACTTGTCGGTTATAGATAGGTTGGAGCAGCTTGCCCCTGTTTTGGCTGTTTATGGCAACATGGATGGCCCTGAAATTCGTGGTAAACTGCCCAAAATGAACTCTGTCAAGATTTTTGATTGGAAAATTGGCGTTATGCATGATCCAGGAACCCTTTTCGGCATGGGGAAGATGCGAGAAATAGCCAAACAAAATGGCTTCAACGTGCTTGTTTATGGGCATACTCATCATCCAAACATAAAGTGGGATGGAAACACTCTTTTCATAAACCCTGGAAGCCCAACAAATCCCATACCACCTTTCGTAACAAAACCAACTGTTGCCCTGCTAAAAATAACGAAGGAAAAGATTCATCCAGAAATTGTAATCCTTTAGAAGCTTTCACTTTAACTTATCTCTCCCCCACGCAGAAAAACCGTTTCACAGCATGCTTTAAAAAGGGTTTATGGCAGAACATCGAGCAAGGCATGAAAAGCGGTGAGCCTCATGGAGCATTGTAGAAACCCTTGGAATAAAGAGTGTAAAAACGACGACATTGAGGTTTACATAGTCTTCAAAGGTGATAAACTTCCCATTTGTAGGCGATGCTGGAGCAAAATAGCAGAAAAAGATTTAGAATGGTGAAAAAGGCATGAATGGCTTCAACTTGAACGTTGCCAAATCCTTTCTTGGAAAGCACGTCAACCTCCACCTAAAAGATGGCTCAGTAATAGTGAACGTTCAGCTGGCTGAAATTCAAAGGGATGAAATGCGAAACGAAGTCTTTGTTAGGTGCATATCATATGGGAAGGGCAACACGCTCCGAATACCTCTAAGAAGTATTGCGTGGGCAAAGCTTGTAGACTTAAACATTGTTGAGATGAAAGAGACCGTCGGCTAGCCTGCACTAGCGAAAATAAAGCCTTGCTAAAATCCGTTTTCCTATAAAAAGGTATGAGGAGTGCAGATCAAGCTCTTCTAAAGTGTTTGGGTTTTTCTTTGTGTTTCTCGAAAAACTTTAAAAAAATGTTTCATGACATTTTTATATGGTCAATTATGAAAATGCCGAAAAAAGCGCTTTCAGTTATAACGCTTACTTTATTTTTAACGGGCATATTGAATTCAACACTTAAAATTCGGCAGGTTAAATCGCAAAAAACATGGATCGTTGACGATGATGGACCAGCAGACTTCCACTCAATACAAGAGGCTATAAACGCGGCAAGCGACGGAGACATTATACTTGTGTATAATGGAACTTATTATGAGAATATCGTTGTAAACAAGGCAGTTTCGCTTATCGGGGAAGATAAGAGTAATACGATTATTGATGGAAATGGAACATTAACGGAGATGGGAGTTGTCTCGCTTCAAGGCGTTAATTCGAGTATAAGAGGATTTACCATAAGAAACGGTGGGTACGGTATAAAAGTGTTTAGTTCATATGGCCATCTCCCAAAATTCACAGGACATATAATAGAGGACAATTGCATAATTAACAATTCTTATGGCGGCATCTTCCTACAAACATGTGCAAACAACACCATATCAAATAACATTGTAGCAAATAATACTTTATTCGGAATCCACTTATGTCATGCAGGAAATAATACGCTAATAAATAATACCGTAGTTAACAACGGACATGGCATCGACTTCTACGGCAATTCAAACGATAATGTCCTCAGAAATAACAACATGACAAACAACTCGTATAATTTTGGACTCATCTTGCGCGGAGAAACGCAACAGTTTCTGCGGGGTTTCAAAAAACCAGGGATAGTCAATGACGTGGATACTTCAAATACAGTCAACGGCAAACCGATCTATTATCTCGTTAACAAGAGCAATTTTCAAATACCGCCAAATGCGGGGTATGTGTGGCTAAATAACTGCACGAATATCACGGTTAATGGATGCAAATTATCACATAACCTCCAAGGTTTGATGCTTCTATTCTGTAAAAACGCATCCATAATTAACAACAACATAACCAATAACGTATACGGTGCATTTATCAGTGTTTTCAGCAGCAACAACCGTCTTATTGGAAACAGATTTGAAAATAACTTGAACGGCATTTTCTTCGATGCATTTACCAAACGCACAACCATGCGAAATAACGTTATAAGTGGAGGCAACGTGAACTTTGGTTTTAGGCCAGACATTGGGCGATACATCGATAGCTTTTCGGATTTGGAAAATGATATTGACACTTCTAATACTGTGGATGGAAAGCCTATAATCTATTGGGTAAACAGGCAAAACCAAACGGTTCCAAAGAACGCTGGATACGTGATGTTAATAAATTCTTCAAATATTTTGGTCGAGAGTTTGAACTTATCAAATAATCTTCAAGGCATATATTTGCTTGGATCAAACAATATAACAATTGCAAACAATACAATAAGAGGGTCTATTTACGGTATTGACATCGACATCCTTAGCTGGATTGAGTGGATCGAACATGAACTGATACGGCATCGCATCTGTTCCTCCGACATAACCATAAAAGAAAACATTATTCTTAACAACGGAGTAGGCATATTCATCAGAGGTGACAATAGCACCATATATAATAATACGCTCTACAGAAATCCGCTGGGAATACTTGCAGATGTTAACAATAGCACCGTCTCCAGAAATATGATAACTGAAAGCAATTTGAGCACAACTGACCATGGACCCGATTTGTTAATTTTTTACTATCAAGAGCGAATGTGGGAATATTCGGTAGAATTAATGCGGATGGAAATAGGCGGTATTGTTCTAGGCGGAGGACATAATGTTATATATGGCAACACTGTGAAAGACAGCCAATACGGTTTAGTTATGTTCGACGGTGTTAGATACATGTGTGGCTTTGAAAACCTCGTTTTTCATAACAACTTCATTAATAACACGTACCAAGCAATTGGACCTTTTGCCCCGGAGAGAAACTACTACGATAATGGATATCCTTCAGGCGGGAACTACTGGAGCAATTATGATGGCCTAGACCTTTATAGCGGACTCTATCAAAATGAAACTGGCAGTGATGGAGTTGGAGACACCCCCTTCATAGCATTTTCTGCTCTCGAACTAGATGTTACGGATAATTATCCACTCATGGCGCCGATTGAGATCTTTAACATTGACGAGAATGTTTTTGAAATCGTCAGCAATTCCCACCTTTCACATTTTAACCTTAGCATTGAACAGAAAATTTTAAGCTTTAATGTAACTGGAGTCGATGGACAAGCAGGGTTCTGCAGAATAACAATTCCAAACACTATAATCCAAAACTTGTGGCATGGAAACTATACAGTTTACTTTGATGATGAACCAGTGCCCTTCAGAAGCTGGAAAGACCAGGAAAACACATACATATATATCAATTATACACATTCGGAACACAAAATAATGGTTGTGTCAGAGTTTCCATCAGTCATAATCTTACCTTCGCTAATGATTGTTACGATGCTTATTGTTGTCTATGTAAAAAAGAACAAGGGTAAATTATAGTCTAAGGGGATACAGCGGTCCCAAATCGATGTCTTTAACAAGAAAGAGATTTGGTTTTGTTAGCCGAAAATGCGTTAAAATTTTGACAAAAATGCTTAAAACAATTTTAAATAGTCCTCAACAAATTTTGTGAGCGGTGAGCCAAGTGCCATGCACGGTCATAGTTGGAGGCTTCTGGGGGGACGAGGGTAAAGGCAAGATAGTCTCCTACCTGGCTTTGAAGGATAAGGTGGATGTTTGTGTTAGAACTGGTTCTGTTAATGCGGCGCACACTGTCTGGGTTGAGGGGAAACGTTATGCGCTCCATATGGTTCCATCAGCCTTTGTGTATGAAAAGTGTCGCCTATTGCTAGGGGCTGGCGCCAACATCCACGTGGCAAAATTCCTAGAAGAGGTGGAACTAACAAACGTCAAAAACCGCATCGGCGTAGACCACCAAGCCTCAATAATTGAGGAGAAGCATTCCGAACAAGACAAGACAAGTGCGCATCTGAAGGGGTTAGGCACTACTGGCTGGGGTGTTGGACCAGCCATAGAGGAGCGAGTCCGTAGAACAGCAAAACTTGCGAAGGACATGCCCGAACTAAAGCCCTACCTGACAGACGTGGCGGCAGAGGCAAACAACGCCATAGACGCTGGCAAAAAGGTTCTGCTGGAGGGAACACAGGGCGTAATGCTTTCGCTTTTCTATGGCACTTATCCATATGTGACTGGAAGGGACACGAGCGCCGCGGCAATATGCTCAGAGGCGGGTGTTGGACCAACAAAAGTCGACGAAGTCCTAATAGTTTTCAAATCCTTCATGACTCGTGTCGGCGCCGGACCACTGCCCGGAGAACTCCCAAAAGAGGAGGCTGTCAAACGCGGATGGTTTGAGGTTGCCGCTGGAACCGGACGAGAAAGACGCTCAGCCCCCTTCAACTTTGAAATAGCGAAAAGGGCTGTCATGCTTAACGGGGCAACACAAATAGCCCTAACAAAGCTTGACGTCGTCTACCCTAAGTGTAAAGGCGCAAGAAAATATGATGAGCTCACACCAGAGGCTAAGGAATTTGTGAGGGAAATTGAGCACCAACTGGGCATACCAGTGGTTTTAATAGGCACTGGACAAGAAGTCCTAGACATAGTGGACAGAAGAGCTTAACACGTTTTTGACCCATTTCAGCGTCCGATGCTACAGCATTAAGAATAATAGTGAGCAGCACAGATACGTTGAATAAATGCATGGGAGACTCGCATTTGCCAACAAAAGCGTACAGAAGACTTCTACGCTTCAGCTTTCCAATTGATGTTCTAAACAGGGACCTAAAACTGATTTTCACATCAAACCTTATAGGCGCCTTTGGAGACGGCTTGTATGCCTACCTCCTCCCATACTACATGAAGGAAACCCTCAAGGCAAACTCTGTGGAGATAGGCATCCTATACGCTTTCACAAGCTTAACAGCTGCCCTCACACTTATTCTAGCGGGAGCCATCGCCGATAAATACGACCGTAAGAAAATCATGATTGCCGGATGGCTTGCATGGGTGCCAGCCCCAATAATCTTTTCCTTGGCAAGGAACTGGATTCAAATGTTGCCCGGAATGATTCTTTGGGGGTTTTGGCTTGGAGGACCCACAAGCACAGCTTACATTGTGACATCAGCGGACGAAAATAGGCTTACCCTAACTTTTACGGTTATATCTTCATCATGGTCTTTAGGCTATATTTTCTCGCCAGCCCTAGGCGGGTACATGGCTGGAAAAATAGGAATGCAAGCAGTCTTTTACATGGCATTTATCCTATACGCCTTGGCAGGGCTCGTCTTAGCTTTTATAAGCAGCCAACATGCGTCAGCCCGGCAAAAAAGGTCTGACGGTCCATCAACAATAACGCTTTTGAAGGATAGGAAATTAATTGGCATTTCCGCCTTCTTCGCCTCCATAATGTTCGTTATGATGATGTTCCGCCCTCTGGTTCCCCAGTTCCTAGCAGACGCATACCACTATGGAGACTTTGAAATAGGGGTTTTAGGCTCAATAGCCTTCTTCGGCTCAGCAGTTTTAGGCATAATCCTTGGCAGGGCTGGAGACAAATGGGGCAAGGAATACGCACTCGCAGCCTCGATGATATCGTGCAGCATATCCCTAACAATAATGATCCTAACAGGCAATTTATACGCGCTCACAGCAGCATTTTTCCTAACGGGGGCATCCTACATAACATGGTCGCTGATGAGTGCAATAATAGGACCGCAAGCCCCGGAATCCATAAGGGCTAAGTGGATATCCATACCCCAAACAATCAGCATGTTCGCCTCCATAATTGCACCATACATAGGCGGAATCATATACGAGATTTCAATTTATTACCCCTTCATAATTGCAATAGGCGCTTCGCTTGCACTTGCCCTAACCGCCTCTTACAAGACTTTAAAAGTATAGCCCCAAAATGGCTTAGGCATCCAGAAATTTTATCTAATTAAAATGCATGGATGCTCATGGTGAACACGCATGGACGAATATTCTACTGTGCGGTTCTCAGCAGTTTTCCTCGCGCTAATATTTGTAGTGGGGTTGATGGTTGGTGGCGCAATAGCATCCTACATAACAATTCCGCAAATAAGCAGTTTAAAAAAAGAGACTTCAAGGCTAAGGGCTCAAGTTTCAGTTTTGTGGGGCCTTAAAAACATTCCATGCCAAAATGTCACAGTTTTTCAAAACTTGACAACATTGTCTGACATTTATGAAAGGGTTAAGGATTCTGTGGTTCTAATCCGCGTTCAAACATCAAGCGGGACAGTTCAAGGCTCCGGCTTTATTTATAACTTTACCGACAACGCCACCAGCAGAATGGTTGTCATAACGAATTACCACGTCATCCATAAAGCGGTAAGCATCAGCGTAACATTCCCAGATGGGGAAGCTTACAAAGCTGAAGTTCTAGGGAAAGACCCATATGCAGATCTAGCGGTGCTCACAGTAATAGGTGCTCCAGAAGAAAAGTTTAAGCCGCTCATAGTTGTTAGTTCCTCAACATTGAAGGTCGGCGACCCAGTTATAGCCATAGGAAACCCCTACGGCTTAATGGGCTCAATGACAACGGGCATCGTAAGCGCCCTCAAC
This window harbors:
- a CDS encoding metallophosphoesterase, which gives rise to MLSQQALRQLRETPLTKNIGLISDTHIPVRAKEIPKRVFEIFEKVDYIVHAGDLVDLSVIDRLEQLAPVLAVYGNMDGPEIRGKLPKMNSVKIFDWKIGVMHDPGTLFGMGKMREIAKQNGFNVLVYGHTHHPNIKWDGNTLFINPGSPTNPIPPFVTKPTVALLKITKEKIHPEIVIL
- a CDS encoding Mth938-like domain-containing protein, which codes for MIDSYDFGVMVINGKRYTSDLVVFPDKVMSGWWRKEGHRIHVEDLKEVLDHKPLPEVLVVGTGYSGLVKVMPEVDDALKERGIRLIAQPTGEAYKTFNELLRAGKAVAGAFHLTC
- a CDS encoding adenylosuccinate synthetase; the encoded protein is MSQVPCTVIVGGFWGDEGKGKIVSYLALKDKVDVCVRTGSVNAAHTVWVEGKRYALHMVPSAFVYEKCRLLLGAGANIHVAKFLEEVELTNVKNRIGVDHQASIIEEKHSEQDKTSAHLKGLGTTGWGVGPAIEERVRRTAKLAKDMPELKPYLTDVAAEANNAIDAGKKVLLEGTQGVMLSLFYGTYPYVTGRDTSAAAICSEAGVGPTKVDEVLIVFKSFMTRVGAGPLPGELPKEEAVKRGWFEVAAGTGRERRSAPFNFEIAKRAVMLNGATQIALTKLDVVYPKCKGARKYDELTPEAKEFVREIEHQLGIPVVLIGTGQEVLDIVDRRA
- a CDS encoding MFS transporter; translated protein: MPTKAYRRLLRFSFPIDVLNRDLKLIFTSNLIGAFGDGLYAYLLPYYMKETLKANSVEIGILYAFTSLTAALTLILAGAIADKYDRKKIMIAGWLAWVPAPIIFSLARNWIQMLPGMILWGFWLGGPTSTAYIVTSADENRLTLTFTVISSSWSLGYIFSPALGGYMAGKIGMQAVFYMAFILYALAGLVLAFISSQHASARQKRSDGPSTITLLKDRKLIGISAFFASIMFVMMMFRPLVPQFLADAYHYGDFEIGVLGSIAFFGSAVLGIILGRAGDKWGKEYALAASMISCSISLTIMILTGNLYALTAAFFLTGASYITWSLMSAIIGPQAPESIRAKWISIPQTISMFASIIAPYIGGIIYEISIYYPFIIAIGASLALALTASYKTLKV
- a CDS encoding M20/M25/M40 family metallo-hydrolase, with the protein product MVVRLLTEVEEEITALLSDLIRINTTNPPGNETQAAKYLAETLEREGFECEVLESAPGRGNVITRLKGTGEKPSLLLLSHLDVVAANPKEWSVDPFSGLIRDGFVWGRGAMDMKSMTAMEVMVMKLLKRNNVKLKGDVILAATADEERGGEAGAGWLVRHHLEKVRADYVINEGGGQAIPMDGKNVFTIQTAEKGILWFKVKAKGRPGHGSVPGAADNAILRINRVVERLGNYRAPMVLTPTVKQFLAVMVEENAEARQALTLLLQNPDKGDEILDMLAQKDKAMAEELRAMLRMTIAPTIIRGGVKENIIPSECEAIFDCRILPGQSTAEALNRIKELLKDIDLEKIEFEIVQANEPSESPMDTPLYGLMVETLKEFEPNCAVTPILLTGGTDSRFFRSLGAACYGFQPALSDLPYGEILKMVHGIDERISIKNLVFGVSVLYHVVKRFLT
- a CDS encoding DNA-3-methyladenine glycosylase; amino-acid sequence: MKTLPKSFYERDPAIVARELLGKVLVRKLNHQTLSGKIVETEAYYGEKDPASKAYEGRKAFNEPMFSDSGKAFIYMVHGNWLLNIVAHPKGGVGAVLIRAVEPLQGIEVMMKNRGVEDIYALTSGPGRLTKALSITKKQNGLDVTRAENEIAIFEAAAEEFEICTSHRIGVKRDLPQELRFYIKGNRFVSKP
- a CDS encoding 50S ribosomal protein L14e, yielding MPAIEVGRICVKICGREAGKKCVIVDIIDKSFVLVTGPKGVTGVKRRRANINHLEPLAEKIDIKRGASDEEVIEALKEKGLLEAMAQPVKPTLAPA
- a CDS encoding right-handed parallel beta-helix repeat-containing protein, with product MPKKALSVITLTLFLTGILNSTLKIRQVKSQKTWIVDDDGPADFHSIQEAINAASDGDIILVYNGTYYENIVVNKAVSLIGEDKSNTIIDGNGTLTEMGVVSLQGVNSSIRGFTIRNGGYGIKVFSSYGHLPKFTGHIIEDNCIINNSYGGIFLQTCANNTISNNIVANNTLFGIHLCHAGNNTLINNTVVNNGHGIDFYGNSNDNVLRNNNMTNNSYNFGLILRGETQQFLRGFKKPGIVNDVDTSNTVNGKPIYYLVNKSNFQIPPNAGYVWLNNCTNITVNGCKLSHNLQGLMLLFCKNASIINNNITNNVYGAFISVFSSNNRLIGNRFENNLNGIFFDAFTKRTTMRNNVISGGNVNFGFRPDIGRYIDSFSDLENDIDTSNTVDGKPIIYWVNRQNQTVPKNAGYVMLINSSNILVESLNLSNNLQGIYLLGSNNITIANNTIRGSIYGIDIDILSWIEWIEHELIRHRICSSDITIKENIILNNGVGIFIRGDNSTIYNNTLYRNPLGILADVNNSTVSRNMITESNLSTTDHGPDLLIFYYQERMWEYSVELMRMEIGGIVLGGGHNVIYGNTVKDSQYGLVMFDGVRYMCGFENLVFHNNFINNTYQAIGPFAPERNYYDNGYPSGGNYWSNYDGLDLYSGLYQNETGSDGVGDTPFIAFSALELDVTDNYPLMAPIEIFNIDENVFEIVSNSHLSHFNLSIEQKILSFNVTGVDGQAGFCRITIPNTIIQNLWHGNYTVYFDDEPVPFRSWKDQENTYIYINYTHSEHKIMVVSEFPSVIILPSLMIVTMLIVVYVKKNKGKL
- a CDS encoding trypsin-like peptidase domain-containing protein yields the protein MDEYSTVRFSAVFLALIFVVGLMVGGAIASYITIPQISSLKKETSRLRAQVSVLWGLKNIPCQNVTVFQNLTTLSDIYERVKDSVVLIRVQTSSGTVQGSGFIYNFTDNATSRMVVITNYHVIHKAVSISVTFPDGEAYKAEVLGKDPYADLAVLTVIGAPEEKFKPLIVVSSSTLKVGDPVIAIGNPYGLMGSMTTGIVSALNRTITEEYTGGFAIANIIQISAPINPGNSGGPLLNYCGDVVGITTAIVADSQGLGFAIPSDTLRREIYALVTYGSYPGHSYMGIYGRDMDYETAQGMGLPVTYGWLITDVVKNGPSYNKLYKSDVIVALNGTRIRNGDDLASYLEVNTLPGDYLEVTVWRKVGNSWNSTTVCIQLGERPPPSV